In Asanoa sp. WMMD1127, one genomic interval encodes:
- a CDS encoding phosphoketolase family protein, whose translation MTQSTAPAVPDAALLARYRRTADYLAAAMIFLRDNTLLREPLRPEHLKPRLLGHWGTCPGITYVYAGLNRLVRRTGQRTLLVTGPGHGAPAIHANLWLEGTHGDVDPRLGRDGAGLAELVRRFSWPGGFPSHLSPEVPGVIHEGGELGYALATAAGAALDDPDLLVACVVGDGEAETGPTAGSWHVTKFLDPATSGTVLPILHLNGYKIASPTIYATMSDGELTDYFAGAGWSPRLLDVTAVDDPDAALAEALDAARTDAADLRERCLAGDRPDRPVWPMLVVRSPKGWGVPDTDAHGEPLGGTFHAHQVPLEDAADDPDTLALLERWLRSYRPDELFDDNGRPDPGLLSVPPEGGRRLGSVPQANGGLLRRDLPLPPVAPAAVEVGGPGETFASPTGALAGWLTELFRATAGTRDFRIMCPDELASNKLDAVLAATGRAYQWPVHEYAEHLATDGRVMEVLSEHLCQGWLQGYLLTGRHGLFPCYEAFVSIVDGMVNQYAKFLKISREVPWRAPVAALNYLLTSDGWRQEHNGYSHQGPGFINNLLTKKASVARIFLPPDANTLLVTMRRCLTSTAVINLVVAGKQDGPQWFDIDTAEAHCRAGAGVLDWASTSDSPQVVIACAGTTPTTEAVAAAWLLRRHAPELRVRVVNVVDLIGLAPRDRHPRGMTEDDFTGLFGADVPVVFAFHGYPSAVHEVLHGRTDPNRFHVHGYLEEGTTTTPYDLLAANAMTRHDLAAHAVSLADGWSSRGGDIVDDLSRERDQWVAHAYRTGADPSAFTDWRWTS comes from the coding sequence ATGACACAGTCGACGGCTCCGGCCGTTCCGGACGCCGCGCTGCTGGCGCGTTACCGGCGGACGGCCGACTATCTCGCCGCGGCGATGATCTTCCTGCGGGACAACACACTGCTGCGGGAGCCGCTGCGCCCGGAACATCTCAAGCCGCGCCTGCTGGGCCACTGGGGCACCTGTCCCGGTATCACCTACGTCTACGCGGGACTGAACCGGCTCGTCCGCCGGACCGGGCAGCGGACCCTGCTCGTCACCGGGCCGGGCCACGGCGCCCCGGCGATCCACGCGAACCTCTGGCTCGAGGGCACGCACGGCGACGTCGACCCCCGGCTCGGCCGCGACGGTGCCGGGCTGGCCGAGCTGGTCCGGCGGTTCTCGTGGCCGGGCGGGTTTCCTAGCCACCTCTCACCCGAGGTGCCGGGCGTGATCCACGAGGGTGGTGAGCTCGGCTACGCGCTGGCGACGGCGGCCGGGGCCGCGCTCGACGACCCGGACCTGTTGGTGGCCTGCGTCGTCGGCGACGGCGAGGCCGAGACCGGACCGACCGCCGGGTCCTGGCACGTCACCAAGTTCCTCGACCCGGCCACCAGCGGCACCGTGTTGCCGATCCTGCACCTCAACGGATACAAGATCGCCTCACCGACCATCTACGCCACCATGAGCGACGGCGAGCTCACCGACTATTTCGCCGGGGCCGGTTGGTCACCCCGCCTGCTGGACGTCACCGCGGTGGACGATCCGGACGCCGCGTTGGCGGAGGCACTGGACGCCGCCCGGACGGACGCGGCGGATCTCCGCGAGCGATGCCTGGCGGGGGACCGGCCCGACCGTCCGGTGTGGCCGATGCTGGTGGTCCGGAGCCCCAAAGGCTGGGGCGTGCCGGACACCGACGCGCACGGGGAGCCGCTCGGCGGCACCTTCCACGCCCACCAGGTGCCGCTCGAGGACGCCGCCGACGACCCCGACACGCTCGCCCTGCTGGAGCGCTGGCTGCGCTCGTACCGCCCGGACGAGTTGTTCGACGACAACGGCCGGCCGGACCCAGGGCTGCTGTCCGTGCCGCCGGAGGGCGGCCGGCGGTTGGGCAGCGTGCCGCAGGCCAACGGTGGGCTACTGCGCCGGGACCTGCCGCTGCCGCCGGTCGCGCCGGCGGCGGTCGAGGTGGGTGGGCCCGGCGAGACCTTCGCGAGCCCGACCGGCGCGCTGGCCGGATGGCTGACCGAGCTGTTCCGGGCCACCGCCGGCACGCGCGACTTTCGCATCATGTGCCCGGACGAGTTGGCGTCCAACAAGCTCGACGCCGTGCTGGCGGCGACCGGACGGGCCTACCAATGGCCCGTCCACGAGTACGCCGAGCACCTGGCCACCGACGGCCGGGTCATGGAGGTGCTGTCCGAGCACCTCTGCCAGGGCTGGCTGCAGGGTTACCTGCTGACGGGCCGGCACGGCCTGTTCCCCTGCTACGAGGCGTTCGTCTCGATCGTCGACGGGATGGTCAACCAGTACGCCAAGTTCCTCAAGATCTCTCGCGAGGTGCCGTGGCGGGCGCCGGTGGCCGCGCTGAACTACCTGCTGACCAGCGACGGCTGGCGCCAGGAACACAACGGCTACAGCCACCAGGGGCCCGGGTTCATCAACAACCTCCTGACCAAGAAGGCGTCCGTCGCCCGGATCTTCCTGCCGCCGGACGCCAACACGCTGCTGGTCACGATGCGCCGTTGCCTGACCTCGACAGCCGTGATCAATCTCGTCGTGGCCGGCAAGCAGGACGGTCCACAGTGGTTCGACATCGACACCGCGGAGGCGCACTGCCGCGCCGGCGCCGGCGTGCTCGACTGGGCGTCCACGTCGGACAGCCCACAGGTCGTGATCGCCTGCGCCGGAACGACTCCCACCACCGAGGCGGTGGCGGCGGCGTGGCTGCTGCGCCGGCACGCGCCCGAGCTTCGCGTACGCGTGGTCAACGTCGTCGACCTCATCGGCCTGGCGCCGCGGGACCGGCACCCGCGCGGGATGACGGAGGACGACTTCACCGGGCTGTTCGGCGCCGACGTGCCGGTGGTGTTCGCGTTCCACGGCTACCCGTCGGCCGTGCACGAGGTGCTCCACGGTCGCACCGACCCCAACCGGTTCCACGTGCACGGCTACCTCGAGGAGGGCACCACCACCACGCCGTACGACCTGCTAGCGGCCAACGCGATGACCCGGCACGACCTGGCGGCGCATGCCGTGTCGCTGGCCGACGGCTGGTCGTCGCGCGGTGGCGACATCGTCGACGACCTGAGCCGCGAGCGGGACCAGTGGGTGGCGCACGCCTATCGCACCGGCGCCGACCCGAGCGCGTTCACCGACTGGCGGTGGACGTCGTGA
- a CDS encoding acetate/propionate family kinase: MTVLTVNAGSHSLHLVFVEGERPGARLDRSDPPGSGEAADAVRAFVAAHNRPRAVAHRLVHGGAVVTRPVTVDDDLRHRLDAVADLAPLHVPPALALLDLFRDLLPDVPHVLCPDTAFHADLPPRAATFPLPAEWRRRFDLRRYGFHGLSYAYATRRAAGLLGRPVDQLHLVLAHLGGGDSVCAVRAGRSVDTSMGLTPLDGVPMSTRSGAVDPGMLLWLLDTGRLTRDELAEGLYRSSGLLGLSDGRSGDTRVLVAAARDGDADAALALDVYTHRVRREIAAAATSLGRLDALVFTGEIGWDQPEVRADICAGLQLLGVAAPTMGNRPDDGPVSAPDAAVAVLVIRPQEEVQLARDTATALAVD; the protein is encoded by the coding sequence GTGACGGTGCTGACCGTCAACGCCGGCTCGCACAGCCTGCACCTGGTGTTCGTCGAGGGCGAGCGGCCCGGCGCGCGGCTCGACCGGTCGGACCCGCCCGGTTCCGGTGAGGCGGCGGACGCGGTTCGGGCGTTCGTCGCCGCGCACAACCGGCCCCGGGCCGTCGCACACCGGCTCGTGCACGGCGGCGCCGTGGTGACCCGGCCGGTCACCGTCGACGACGACCTGCGACACCGGCTCGACGCGGTGGCCGACCTCGCCCCGCTGCACGTGCCGCCGGCGTTGGCGCTGCTGGACCTCTTCCGGGACCTGCTGCCCGACGTCCCGCACGTGCTGTGCCCGGACACGGCCTTCCACGCCGACCTGCCTCCGCGGGCCGCGACCTTTCCGCTGCCGGCCGAGTGGCGGCGCCGGTTCGACCTGCGCCGCTACGGGTTCCACGGGCTGTCGTACGCGTACGCCACCCGGCGCGCCGCCGGGCTGCTCGGCCGCCCGGTCGACCAGCTCCACCTCGTGCTGGCCCACCTCGGCGGCGGTGACTCGGTCTGCGCGGTGCGCGCGGGCCGCAGCGTCGACACCTCGATGGGCCTGACGCCCCTGGACGGAGTGCCGATGAGCACCCGCTCCGGCGCGGTCGATCCCGGGATGCTGCTCTGGCTGCTCGACACCGGCCGGCTGACCCGCGACGAGCTCGCCGAGGGCCTCTACCGCTCGTCCGGGCTGCTCGGACTCTCCGACGGCCGCTCCGGCGACACCCGCGTTCTGGTGGCGGCGGCCCGCGACGGCGACGCCGACGCGGCCCTCGCCCTCGACGTCTACACCCATCGCGTGCGCCGGGAGATCGCCGCCGCCGCGACCTCGCTCGGCCGCCTCGACGCGCTGGTCTTCACCGGTGAGATCGGCTGGGACCAGCCGGAGGTACGCGCCGACATCTGCGCCGGCCTGCAGCTGCTCGGCGTCGCCGCGCCCACGATGGGCAACCGGCCGGACGACGGCCCGGTCAGTGCCCCGGACGCCGCGGTTGCCGTGCTGGTGATCCGCCCGCAGGAGGAGGTCCAGCTCGCCCGGGACACCGCGACCGCGCTCGCGGTGGACTGA
- a CDS encoding fructose bisphosphate aldolase — MNQAQLDKVARGTGFIAALDQSGGSTPKALALYGVPESDYSGEKQMFDLMHEFRSRLITSPAFTGDRIIGAILFEQTMDRDIADLPAPHYLWERKNVVPFVKVDEGLADEADGVRLMKPFTKLDSLLRRATDRQVFGTKMRSFISAADPGGIAAVLDQQFAYAGQILDAGLMPILEPEVDIESPAKARAEDLLKQGVADRLGGVPDGRQVMLKLSIPTQDDLYLDLVRHPKVARVVALSGGYSRPEATERLARNHDLIASFSRAFTEGLERKQSDEEFDRNLDASVAAIYAASTT; from the coding sequence ATGAATCAGGCTCAGCTGGACAAGGTTGCACGGGGAACCGGCTTCATCGCCGCCCTCGACCAGAGCGGCGGCAGCACCCCGAAGGCGCTGGCCCTCTACGGCGTGCCCGAGTCGGACTACTCGGGCGAGAAGCAGATGTTCGACCTGATGCACGAGTTCCGCAGCCGGTTGATCACCTCCCCCGCGTTCACCGGAGACCGGATCATCGGGGCCATCCTGTTCGAGCAGACGATGGACCGGGACATCGCCGACCTGCCTGCCCCGCACTACCTGTGGGAGCGGAAGAACGTGGTGCCCTTCGTCAAGGTCGACGAGGGGCTCGCCGACGAGGCCGACGGCGTGCGGCTGATGAAGCCGTTCACGAAGCTGGACTCCCTCCTGCGACGGGCGACCGATCGGCAGGTCTTCGGCACCAAGATGCGGTCGTTCATCAGCGCGGCCGACCCGGGTGGCATCGCCGCCGTGCTGGACCAGCAGTTCGCGTACGCCGGTCAGATCCTCGACGCCGGCCTGATGCCGATCCTCGAGCCGGAGGTCGACATCGAAAGCCCGGCCAAGGCGCGCGCCGAAGACCTGCTCAAGCAGGGCGTGGCGGACCGCCTGGGCGGCGTGCCCGACGGTCGGCAGGTGATGCTCAAGCTCTCCATCCCGACCCAGGACGATCTCTATCTGGACCTCGTCCGGCATCCGAAGGTGGCCCGCGTGGTGGCCCTCTCCGGCGGCTACTCCCGGCCGGAGGCCACCGAACGGCTCGCCCGCAACCACGACCTCATCGCCAGCTTCTCCCGGGCCTTCACGGAGGGTCTGGAACGGAAGCAGAGCGACGAGGAGTTCGACCGCAATCTCGACGCGTCCGTCGCCGCCATCTACGCGGCCTCGACGACCTGA
- a CDS encoding cellulose binding domain-containing protein, translating into MRSIRSWGPAALAATVLAAAAALTFVAPRPALQPVAAAAETYNWRNVRIDGGGFVPGIVFNPGQRDLIYARTDIGGAYRWNPSTGSWIPLLDWVGWDRWGWNGVLSIAADPVQTNRVYAAVGMYTNSWDPNNGAILRSTDRGNSWSAYQLPFKVGGNMPGRGQGERLAVDPNDGRVLYYGAEGGNGLWRSTDYGVSWSRVTAFPNAGNYTQDPADPNGYLTGNQGVTWVEFDPSTGSTGSPTRTIYVGVADKQNPVYRSTDAGVTWQRIPDQPTGYLAHKAVVDPAGGFLYIATSDTGGPYDGGKGDVWKLSRSTGAWTRISPVPSTSADAYFGYSGLTIDRQNPGTLVVATQISWWPDVVFFRTRDGGATWSRVWDYNGYPNRVNRYTMDISANPWLDFNTAPSAPEQTPKLGWMTESLEIDPFDSDRMLYGTGATVYATTDLTAWDGATGTFTVRPMARGLEETAVLDLASPPSGPPLVSALGDIGGFRHDDLTAVPASFHDTPNLGSNTSLDFAEANPAVMVRVGNGDRAANPNLNRIGVSTDGGRTWYQGQEPGGVTGGGTVALSTDASAVVWSPQGAGVHFSTSRGSSWSPASGIPAGATVEASRSAASRFFGLAAGRVYASADGGRTFAAAASGLPSDGKLRTVGGDVWVAGSDGLYRSTDNGATFGRLASVSSAVNVGFGKAAPGRAYPAVFLVGTVDGVRGVFRSDDTGATWVRINDDQHQYGNAGEALTGDPRVFGRVYLGTNGRGILVADRTGPEPTPTATASPTATPTATPTASPTASPGPGGCSAAYRVTGSWQGGFQAEVTVRNTGSTPTSAWTVTWTYPTGTQVTQLWGGAHTQSGTTVTVRNASWNGALAPNLTTTFGLLANGNATPPSTVSCQRG; encoded by the coding sequence ATGCGATCGATCCGCTCTTGGGGGCCGGCCGCCCTCGCCGCGACCGTGCTGGCCGCGGCGGCCGCCCTGACCTTCGTCGCGCCGAGACCGGCGCTGCAACCGGTCGCGGCCGCGGCCGAGACCTACAACTGGCGCAACGTCCGGATCGACGGCGGCGGGTTCGTGCCCGGCATCGTCTTCAACCCGGGCCAGCGCGACCTCATCTACGCCCGCACGGACATCGGCGGGGCGTACCGGTGGAATCCGTCGACCGGCTCGTGGATCCCTCTGCTCGACTGGGTCGGTTGGGACCGCTGGGGCTGGAACGGCGTGCTCAGCATCGCCGCCGACCCGGTGCAGACCAACCGGGTGTACGCCGCCGTCGGCATGTACACCAACAGCTGGGACCCCAACAACGGGGCGATCCTGCGCTCCACCGACCGGGGCAACAGCTGGTCGGCGTACCAGCTGCCGTTCAAGGTCGGCGGCAACATGCCCGGGCGGGGGCAGGGCGAGCGGCTGGCGGTGGATCCCAACGACGGCCGGGTCCTCTACTACGGCGCCGAGGGCGGCAACGGCCTGTGGCGCAGCACCGACTACGGGGTGTCCTGGTCGCGGGTGACCGCGTTCCCCAACGCCGGCAACTACACGCAGGATCCCGCCGATCCCAACGGTTATCTCACCGGCAACCAGGGCGTCACGTGGGTCGAGTTCGACCCGTCGACGGGGTCGACCGGATCGCCGACGCGCACCATCTACGTCGGGGTGGCCGACAAGCAGAACCCGGTCTACCGCAGCACGGACGCCGGCGTGACGTGGCAACGGATCCCGGACCAGCCGACGGGTTATCTCGCGCACAAGGCGGTGGTCGACCCGGCCGGCGGGTTCCTCTACATCGCGACCAGCGACACCGGCGGCCCGTACGACGGTGGCAAGGGTGACGTCTGGAAGCTGTCCCGGTCGACCGGTGCGTGGACCCGGATCAGCCCGGTTCCGTCGACGAGCGCCGACGCCTATTTCGGCTACAGTGGACTGACGATCGACCGACAGAACCCCGGCACCCTGGTCGTCGCCACGCAGATCTCGTGGTGGCCCGACGTCGTCTTCTTCCGCACCCGCGACGGCGGCGCCACGTGGTCCCGGGTGTGGGACTACAACGGCTATCCCAACCGGGTCAACCGCTACACGATGGACATCTCCGCCAACCCGTGGCTCGACTTCAACACCGCGCCGTCGGCCCCCGAGCAGACCCCCAAGCTCGGTTGGATGACGGAGTCGCTGGAGATCGACCCGTTCGACTCCGACCGGATGCTCTACGGCACCGGCGCCACGGTGTACGCGACCACCGACCTCACCGCGTGGGACGGCGCGACGGGCACGTTCACGGTCCGGCCGATGGCCCGTGGGCTCGAGGAGACCGCCGTGTTGGACCTGGCCAGCCCGCCGTCCGGACCGCCGCTCGTCAGCGCGCTGGGCGACATCGGCGGCTTCCGGCACGACGACCTGACCGCGGTGCCGGCGTCGTTCCACGACACGCCCAACCTGGGCAGCAACACGAGCCTGGACTTCGCCGAGGCGAACCCGGCGGTGATGGTCCGGGTGGGCAACGGCGACCGGGCGGCCAACCCGAACCTGAACCGGATCGGGGTGTCCACGGACGGCGGCCGCACGTGGTACCAGGGCCAGGAACCGGGCGGTGTCACGGGCGGCGGCACGGTCGCGCTGTCGACCGACGCCAGCGCGGTCGTCTGGAGCCCGCAGGGCGCCGGCGTGCACTTCTCGACGAGCCGCGGAAGCTCGTGGAGCCCGGCGTCGGGCATCCCTGCGGGCGCCACGGTCGAGGCCAGCCGGAGCGCGGCGTCCCGCTTCTTCGGGTTGGCGGCGGGCCGGGTCTACGCGAGCGCGGACGGGGGCCGCACCTTCGCGGCGGCCGCGTCGGGCCTGCCGTCCGACGGGAAGCTGCGCACGGTCGGCGGTGACGTCTGGGTCGCCGGCTCGGACGGCCTCTACCGGTCCACGGACAACGGCGCCACGTTCGGCCGTCTCGCGTCGGTGTCGAGCGCGGTCAACGTGGGCTTCGGCAAGGCGGCGCCGGGGCGTGCGTACCCGGCGGTCTTCCTGGTCGGCACCGTCGACGGCGTCCGGGGCGTGTTCCGTTCCGACGACACCGGCGCGACGTGGGTCCGGATCAACGACGACCAGCACCAGTACGGCAACGCGGGCGAGGCCCTGACCGGCGACCCACGGGTGTTCGGCCGGGTCTACCTGGGCACGAACGGCCGCGGCATCCTGGTCGCGGACCGGACGGGCCCGGAGCCGACGCCCACGGCGACGGCCTCGCCCACCGCGACGCCCACCGCGACGCCCACCGCGTCGCCGACCGCGTCGCCGGGCCCGGGTGGCTGCTCGGCCGCCTACCGGGTGACGGGCTCGTGGCAGGGCGGCTTCCAGGCGGAGGTGACGGTCCGCAACACGGGCAGCACGCCGACCAGCGCCTGGACGGTCACCTGGACCTACCCGACCGGCACCCAGGTCACCCAGCTCTGGGGCGGCGCCCACACCCAGTCGGGCACCACCGTGACGGTCCGCAACGCGTCCTGGAACGGCGCCCTGGCACCGAACCTCACCACCACCTTCGGCCTGCTGGCCAACGGCAACGCCACCCCACCCTCCACAGTGAGCTGTCAACGCGGCTGA